From the genome of Streptomyces sp. NBC_01116, one region includes:
- a CDS encoding class I SAM-dependent methyltransferase yields the protein MTTTAPKPPARRTPTGAAQRVEPLIERFLGGPPPVRVRMWDGSETGPRDAPTVHVRTRRALRRLLWEPGELGLAEAYITGDIDLDTDLGDGLRAMRRAARDRGLTAPAPALADRLRAAGLALRLGAVGPRPPVPAARAGLRGALHSKARDRAAISHHYDLSNAFYTLLLDETMAYSCGYWTSDAPGYGAADAQRDKLELICRKLGLRPGARLLDIGCGWGSLTLYAAERHDVRVTAVTLAAEQAAYVREQVTARGLDDRVEVLNIDYRDIAGRPETRGAYDAVSTIEMGEHVGDAEYPAFTAILHDALRPKGRALVQQMSRGTTAPGGGAFIESYIAPDMHMRPLGETVGLLEGAGLEVRDVESLREHYVWTVEAWRRTLEERWAEFVALVGEETARVWRLYLVGGALAFEERRMGVDQILSVRPDPVGSAAMPATRREWSVPEDPGAER from the coding sequence GTGACCACGACCGCACCCAAGCCCCCCGCCCGGCGTACCCCGACCGGGGCCGCCCAGCGCGTCGAACCGCTGATCGAGCGGTTCCTCGGTGGCCCGCCGCCGGTCCGGGTGCGGATGTGGGACGGCAGCGAGACCGGGCCCAGGGACGCCCCCACCGTCCATGTGCGGACCCGCAGAGCGCTGCGCCGCCTGCTGTGGGAGCCGGGCGAACTCGGGCTAGCCGAGGCCTACATCACCGGCGACATCGACCTGGACACCGACCTCGGCGACGGGCTGCGGGCCATGCGCCGCGCCGCGCGCGACCGCGGCCTGACCGCGCCCGCGCCGGCCCTCGCCGACCGGCTCAGGGCGGCGGGCCTCGCTCTGCGCCTCGGTGCGGTCGGTCCCCGGCCGCCGGTCCCCGCCGCCCGCGCCGGACTGCGCGGGGCCCTGCACAGCAAGGCCCGCGACCGGGCGGCGATCAGCCACCACTACGACCTCTCCAACGCCTTCTACACGCTGCTCCTCGACGAGACGATGGCGTACTCCTGCGGCTACTGGACCAGCGACGCGCCCGGCTACGGCGCGGCCGACGCGCAGCGCGACAAGCTGGAGCTGATCTGCCGCAAGCTCGGACTGCGGCCCGGCGCACGGCTGCTGGACATCGGCTGCGGCTGGGGTTCGCTGACCCTGTACGCGGCCGAGCGCCACGACGTCCGCGTCACCGCCGTCACCCTCGCCGCCGAACAGGCCGCGTACGTACGGGAGCAGGTCACCGCACGCGGCCTCGACGATCGGGTCGAGGTGCTGAACATCGACTACCGGGACATCGCGGGGCGGCCGGAGACCCGGGGCGCGTACGACGCCGTGTCGACCATCGAGATGGGCGAGCACGTCGGGGACGCCGAGTACCCGGCGTTCACCGCGATCCTGCACGACGCGCTGCGGCCGAAGGGCCGGGCCCTGGTCCAGCAGATGTCCCGGGGGACGACCGCGCCGGGCGGCGGCGCGTTCATCGAGTCGTACATCGCCCCCGACATGCACATGCGGCCGCTCGGCGAGACCGTCGGCCTGCTGGAGGGCGCCGGGCTGGAGGTGCGGGACGTCGAATCGCTGCGCGAGCACTACGTGTGGACGGTGGAGGCCTGGCGGCGCACCCTGGAGGAGCGCTGGGCGGAGTTCGTCGCGCTGGTGGGGGAGGAGACCGCGCGGGTGTGGCGGCTCTACCTCGTCGGCGGCGCGCTCGCGTTCGAGGAACGGCGGATGGGCGTCGACCAGATCCTCTCCGTACGGCCCGATCCGGTCGGCTCCGCGGCCATGCCCGCCACCCGGCGCGAGTGGTCCGTACCGGAGGACCCGGGAGCGGAGCGGTGA
- a CDS encoding deoxyribodipyrimidine photo-lyase translates to MSVAVVLFTSDLRLHDNPVLDAALRDADEVVPLFVRDDAVHRAGFDAPNRLAFLADCLADLDAGLRHRGGRLIVRQGEIAAEVKRVVERTGAASVHVAAGVSAYATRREERIREALAGAGCELRLHDAVVTALAPGRVVPTGGKGHFAVFTPYFRRWEAEGVRGTLTAPRAVRVPDGVACDPLPDRDTVKNLSPGLARGGEEAGRKLVTAWVNGPMADYEDGHDDLAGDATSRLSPHLHFGTVSAAELVHRAREKGGSGGEAFVRQLAWRDFHHQVLADRPDASWSDYRPRHDRWRSDENEIDAWKAGRTGYPLVDAAMRQLAHEGWMHNRGRMLVASFLTKTLYVDWRVGARHFLDLLVDGDVANNQLNWQWVAGTGTDTRPNRVLNPVIQGKRFDPRGDYVRRWVPELVELEGAAIHEPWKLQGLDRAGLDYPDPVVDLAEARSRFEHARGLD, encoded by the coding sequence ATGAGTGTCGCGGTGGTGCTGTTCACCTCCGACCTGCGGCTGCACGACAACCCGGTGCTGGATGCCGCCCTGCGCGACGCGGACGAGGTCGTCCCGTTGTTCGTCCGGGACGACGCCGTCCACCGCGCCGGGTTCGACGCGCCCAACCGGCTGGCGTTCCTCGCGGACTGCCTGGCGGACCTGGACGCCGGACTCCGCCACCGGGGCGGCAGGCTGATCGTCCGGCAGGGCGAGATCGCCGCCGAGGTGAAACGGGTCGTCGAGCGGACCGGGGCCGCCTCCGTGCACGTCGCCGCCGGAGTCAGCGCGTACGCGACGCGGCGCGAGGAGCGGATCCGGGAGGCCCTCGCGGGCGCCGGGTGCGAGCTGCGCCTCCATGACGCGGTGGTCACCGCGCTCGCTCCGGGCCGGGTGGTCCCGACGGGCGGCAAGGGCCACTTCGCGGTGTTCACCCCGTACTTCCGCCGTTGGGAGGCGGAGGGAGTACGGGGCACACTGACCGCTCCCCGCGCGGTACGGGTGCCGGACGGCGTGGCCTGCGATCCGCTCCCGGACCGGGACACCGTCAAGAACCTCTCCCCCGGTCTCGCCCGGGGCGGCGAGGAGGCGGGCCGGAAACTGGTCACGGCCTGGGTGAACGGGCCGATGGCCGACTACGAGGACGGCCACGACGACCTGGCCGGCGACGCGACGTCCCGGCTCTCCCCCCATCTGCACTTCGGTACGGTCTCCGCCGCCGAACTGGTGCACCGCGCCCGGGAGAAGGGCGGGTCCGGCGGCGAGGCGTTCGTGCGGCAGCTGGCCTGGCGCGACTTCCACCACCAGGTCCTCGCGGACCGGCCGGACGCCTCCTGGTCCGACTACCGGCCGCGCCACGACCGCTGGCGCTCCGACGAGAACGAGATCGACGCCTGGAAGGCCGGGCGGACGGGCTATCCGCTGGTGGACGCGGCGATGCGGCAGCTCGCGCACGAGGGCTGGATGCACAACCGGGGCCGGATGCTGGTCGCGAGCTTCCTCACCAAGACGCTGTACGTGGACTGGCGGGTGGGCGCCCGGCACTTCCTGGACCTGCTGGTCGACGGCGACGTGGCGAACAACCAGCTCAACTGGCAGTGGGTGGCGGGCACCGGGACGGACACCCGGCCCAACCGGGTGCTCAACCCGGTGATCCAGGGCAAGCGCTTCGACCCGCGCGGTGACTACGTACGGCGCTGGGTGCCCGAGCTGGTGGAGCTGGAGGGGGCCGCGATCCACGAGCCGTGGAAGCTCCAGGGCCTGGACCGGGCGGGGCTGGACTACCCGGACCCGGTGGTGGACCTGGCCGAGGCGCGGTCCCGCTTCGAGCACGCCCGGGGCCTGGACTGA
- a CDS encoding class I SAM-dependent methyltransferase: MTAPTSALPAEHTPGTDPERWPDIIAPPRTSRARTAVAERIVRRALARLPLRARLAGRDDIGLGGPLMDIRDPDAFFRRIGASGLIGFGESYMAGEWDAPDLVGVLTVLADNAADLVPRSLQRLRGIWALRRPAAQLNTPEGSRDNISHHYDLSNELFALFLDETLSYSSAVFRGFPAEHELLPAAQHRKIDRLLDAAGVTAGTRLLEIGTGWGELAIRAAARGARVVTVTLSAEQRELARARIREAGYADRVEVRLSDYRHVTGDYDAIVSVEMIEAVGEEFWPVYFQTLDRLLAPGGRVALQAITMPDDRLRASRSTYTWIHKYIFPGGLLPSTEAVERITTGHTRLRTTQRIRFGAHYAETLRLWRERFTERAAEVDALGFDAVFRRMWTFYLAYSEAGFRSGYLDVQQLLLTREETA, from the coding sequence GTGACCGCGCCCACCTCCGCGCTGCCGGCTGAACACACTCCCGGGACCGACCCGGAACGCTGGCCCGACATCATCGCGCCGCCCCGGACCTCCCGCGCCCGGACCGCCGTCGCCGAACGCATCGTCCGCCGCGCTCTCGCCCGGCTCCCCCTGCGCGCCCGGCTCGCGGGCAGGGACGACATCGGCCTCGGCGGGCCGCTCATGGACATCCGCGACCCCGACGCCTTCTTCCGCCGGATCGGCGCGAGCGGACTCATCGGCTTCGGCGAGTCCTACATGGCCGGGGAGTGGGACGCGCCCGACCTGGTCGGCGTGCTGACCGTGCTGGCCGACAACGCCGCCGACCTCGTCCCCCGGTCGCTGCAACGCCTGCGCGGCATCTGGGCGCTGCGCAGGCCCGCCGCGCAGCTGAACACCCCCGAAGGCTCCCGGGACAACATCAGCCACCACTACGACCTGTCCAACGAGCTGTTCGCCCTCTTCCTCGACGAGACGCTCTCCTACTCCTCCGCCGTCTTCCGCGGCTTCCCCGCCGAGCACGAGCTGCTGCCCGCCGCCCAGCACCGCAAGATCGACCGGCTGCTGGACGCCGCCGGGGTCACCGCGGGCACCCGCCTCCTGGAGATCGGCACCGGCTGGGGCGAACTGGCCATCCGCGCGGCCGCCCGCGGCGCCCGGGTCGTCACCGTCACCCTCTCCGCCGAACAGCGCGAACTGGCCCGCGCCCGGATCCGCGAGGCCGGGTACGCGGACCGCGTGGAGGTCCGGCTGAGCGACTACCGCCACGTCACCGGCGACTACGACGCGATCGTCAGCGTCGAGATGATCGAGGCGGTCGGCGAGGAGTTCTGGCCGGTCTACTTCCAGACCCTGGACCGGCTGCTCGCCCCCGGCGGGCGGGTCGCCCTCCAGGCCATCACGATGCCCGACGACCGGCTGCGCGCCAGCCGCTCCACGTACACCTGGATCCACAAGTACATCTTCCCCGGCGGGCTGCTGCCCTCCACCGAGGCCGTGGAGCGGATCACCACCGGCCACACCCGCCTGCGCACCACGCAGCGCATCCGCTTCGGCGCGCACTATGCCGAGACGCTCCGGCTGTGGCGGGAGAGGTTCACCGAGCGGGCGGCCGAGGTCGACGCCCTCGGCTTCGACGCCGTCTTCCGCCGGATGTGGACCTTCTACCTCGCCTACTCCGAAGCGGGCTTCCGCTCCGGCTATCTCGATGTGCAGCAACTGCTTCTGACCCGCGAGGAGACCGCGTGA
- a CDS encoding DEAD/DEAH box helicase: MTEDLSPAERYQASRDRAAEMATALGPFREMYEFGLDPFQIEACQALEAGKGVLVAAPTGSGKTIVGEFAVHLALEQGRKCFYTTPIKALSNQKFADLVKRYGADKVGLLTGDNSVNSEAPVVVMTTEVLRNMLYAGSQSLSGLGYVVMDEVHYLSDRFRGAVWEEVIIHLPESVTLVSLSATVSNAEEFGDWLDTVRGDTEVIVSEHRPVPLWQHVMAGRRMYDLFEEATDHGGRGAGRREVNPDLVRLARQESQNVYNPRDRRRGKMVREADRERERRQRGRIWTPGRPEVIDRLDNEGLLPAITFIFSRAGCEAAVQQCLYAGLRLNDEDKRRLVREIVEERTASIPGEDLHVLGYYEWLEGLERGIAAHHAGMLPTFKEVVEELFVRGLVKAVFATETLALGINMPARSVVLEKLVKWNGEQHADITPGEYTQLTGRAGRRGIDVEGHAVVLWQRGMDPTALAGLAGTRTYPLRSSFRPSYNMAVNLVQQFGRHRSRELLETSFAQFQADKSVVGISRQVQRNEEGLEGYKEGMTCHLGDFEEYARLRRDLKDRETELAKQGVAQRRAAAASSLEKLKAGDIIHVPTGKFAGLALVLDPGLPAGRANGHRGFDHHDGPRPLVLTAERQVKRLASMDFPVPVEALDRMRVPKSFNPRSPQSRRDLASALRTKAGHIVPDRHRKGRAPAADDREISRLRTELRAHPCHGCDEREDHARWAERYHRLQRDTRQLEKRIEGRTNTIARTFDRIVALLTELDYLRGNEVTANGRRLARLYGELDLLASECLREGVWEGLNPAELAACVSALVYEARQADDAVAPKLPSGPAKVAMGEMVRIWGRLDALEEDFKINQTEGVGQREPDLGFAWAVYMWASGRTLDEVLREAEMPAGDFVRWCKQVIDVLGQVAAAAPRDAGEGASSVAKNARKAVDAVLRGVVAYSSVG; this comes from the coding sequence ATGACAGAGGACCTCTCACCAGCTGAGCGATACCAGGCTTCTCGGGACCGTGCGGCCGAGATGGCGACGGCCCTCGGGCCCTTCCGCGAGATGTACGAGTTCGGACTGGACCCGTTCCAGATCGAGGCCTGCCAGGCCCTGGAGGCGGGCAAGGGGGTGCTGGTCGCGGCCCCCACCGGGTCGGGCAAGACGATCGTCGGCGAGTTCGCCGTGCACCTGGCCCTGGAGCAGGGCCGCAAGTGCTTCTACACGACACCGATCAAGGCGCTCTCCAACCAGAAGTTCGCCGATTTGGTCAAGCGGTACGGCGCCGACAAGGTCGGCCTGCTGACCGGCGACAACAGCGTCAACTCCGAGGCGCCGGTGGTCGTGATGACCACCGAGGTCCTGCGGAACATGCTGTACGCGGGCTCCCAGTCGCTCTCCGGCCTCGGCTACGTGGTCATGGACGAGGTGCACTACCTCTCCGACCGCTTCCGGGGCGCGGTGTGGGAGGAAGTGATCATTCATCTCCCGGAGTCGGTGACGCTGGTCTCCCTGTCGGCGACCGTCTCCAACGCGGAGGAGTTCGGCGACTGGCTGGACACTGTGCGCGGCGACACCGAGGTGATCGTCTCCGAGCACCGTCCGGTGCCGCTCTGGCAGCACGTGATGGCCGGACGCAGGATGTACGACCTCTTCGAGGAGGCGACCGACCACGGGGGGCGCGGCGCCGGACGGCGCGAGGTCAACCCGGACCTGGTCCGTCTCGCCCGGCAGGAGAGCCAGAACGTCTACAACCCCCGTGACCGCCGACGGGGCAAGATGGTGCGCGAGGCCGACCGCGAGCGCGAGAGGCGACAGCGCGGCCGGATCTGGACGCCCGGCCGGCCCGAGGTCATCGACCGGCTGGACAACGAGGGCCTGCTGCCCGCCATCACCTTCATCTTCAGCCGGGCCGGCTGCGAGGCCGCCGTCCAGCAGTGCCTCTACGCCGGTCTGCGGCTCAACGACGAGGACAAGCGCCGGCTGGTCCGGGAGATCGTCGAGGAGCGGACCGCGTCCATCCCCGGCGAGGACCTGCACGTTCTCGGCTACTACGAGTGGCTCGAAGGCCTGGAGCGGGGCATCGCCGCGCACCACGCGGGCATGCTGCCGACGTTCAAGGAAGTCGTCGAGGAGCTGTTCGTCCGCGGCCTGGTGAAGGCCGTCTTCGCCACCGAGACACTGGCGCTCGGCATCAACATGCCCGCGCGTTCCGTGGTGCTGGAGAAGCTCGTCAAGTGGAACGGCGAGCAGCACGCCGACATCACCCCCGGCGAGTACACCCAGCTCACCGGCCGGGCGGGACGCCGCGGCATCGACGTCGAGGGCCACGCGGTGGTCCTGTGGCAGCGCGGCATGGACCCGACGGCACTGGCCGGCCTCGCGGGCACGCGTACCTATCCGCTGCGCTCCAGCTTCCGTCCCTCGTACAACATGGCGGTCAACCTGGTGCAGCAGTTCGGGCGGCACCGCTCGCGGGAACTGCTGGAGACCTCGTTCGCCCAGTTCCAGGCGGACAAGTCCGTCGTCGGGATCTCGCGTCAGGTGCAGCGCAACGAGGAGGGCCTGGAGGGCTACAAGGAGGGCATGACCTGCCACCTCGGCGACTTCGAGGAGTACGCGCGCCTGCGGCGCGACCTCAAGGACCGCGAGACGGAGCTGGCCAAGCAGGGCGTGGCGCAGCGGCGGGCGGCGGCGGCCTCCTCCCTGGAGAAGCTGAAGGCCGGAGACATCATTCACGTGCCCACGGGGAAGTTCGCGGGGCTCGCCCTGGTGCTGGATCCCGGCCTGCCCGCCGGGCGGGCCAACGGGCACCGCGGGTTCGACCACCACGACGGGCCGCGTCCGCTGGTGCTGACGGCCGAGCGGCAGGTCAAGCGGCTGGCCTCGATGGACTTCCCGGTGCCGGTGGAGGCGCTGGACCGGATGCGCGTCCCGAAGTCGTTCAACCCGCGCTCGCCGCAGTCCCGGCGTGATCTGGCCTCGGCGCTGCGGACGAAGGCGGGTCACATCGTGCCCGACCGGCACCGCAAGGGCCGGGCGCCGGCCGCCGACGACCGCGAGATCAGCCGGCTGCGGACCGAGCTGCGCGCCCACCCGTGCCACGGGTGCGACGAGCGGGAGGACCACGCGCGGTGGGCCGAGCGCTACCACCGGTTGCAGCGGGACACCCGGCAGCTGGAGAAGCGGATCGAGGGGCGGACGAACACGATCGCCCGGACCTTCGACCGGATCGTCGCGCTCCTCACCGAGCTGGACTACCTCCGGGGCAACGAGGTCACCGCGAACGGGCGGCGGCTGGCCCGGCTGTACGGGGAGCTTGACCTGCTCGCCAGCGAGTGCCTGCGGGAGGGGGTCTGGGAAGGGCTCAACCCCGCTGAGCTGGCGGCGTGCGTCTCGGCCCTGGTGTACGAGGCGCGGCAGGCCGATGACGCGGTCGCGCCGAAGCTGCCGTCGGGTCCCGCCAAGGTCGCCATGGGCGAGATGGTGCGGATCTGGGGGCGGCTGGACGCCCTGGAGGAGGACTTCAAGATCAACCAGACGGAAGGGGTCGGGCAGCGCGAGCCCGATCTCGGCTTCGCCTGGGCGGTCTACATGTGGGCCTCCGGCCGGACGCTGGACGAGGTGCTGCGCGAGGCGGAGATGCCGGCGGGGGACTTCGTGCGGTGGTGCAAGCAGGTGATCGACGTGCTGGGGCAGGTGGCCGCGGCGGCTCCCCGGGACGCGGGGGAGGGGGCGAGTTCGGTGGCGAAGAACGCGCGCAAGGCGGTGGATGCGGTGCTGCGGGGCGTGGTGGCTTACAGCTCCGTCGGCTGA
- a CDS encoding fasciclin domain-containing protein encodes MNTLLFRRAAVAVSAAAVLPLALTACSSDDSSKDSAAGSTPSSSAPASPSADDSATMDEPFGPACSSVPKEGAGSFDGMAKDPVATAASNNEELSTLVAAVKQAGLVDTLNNAENITVFAPTNDAFAKIPKADLDALLANKAELTKVLTYHVVGEKLTPQQLEKGSFDTLEKSKLTTAGSGVEYTVNDSSKVVCGNVPTANATVYIVDSVLMPPK; translated from the coding sequence ATGAACACGCTCCTCTTCCGCCGCGCAGCCGTCGCCGTGTCCGCAGCGGCCGTGCTGCCGCTCGCCCTCACCGCCTGCTCGTCGGACGACTCCTCCAAGGACTCGGCGGCGGGTTCGACCCCCAGCTCGTCCGCGCCGGCGAGCCCCTCGGCCGATGACTCGGCGACCATGGACGAGCCGTTCGGTCCGGCCTGTTCGTCGGTGCCGAAGGAAGGCGCGGGCTCGTTCGACGGCATGGCGAAGGACCCGGTCGCCACGGCCGCCTCGAACAACGAGGAGCTGTCGACGCTGGTGGCCGCCGTGAAGCAGGCAGGCCTGGTCGACACCCTCAACAACGCCGAGAACATCACGGTGTTCGCCCCGACCAACGACGCCTTCGCCAAGATCCCGAAGGCCGACCTGGACGCACTGCTGGCGAACAAGGCCGAGCTGACCAAGGTCCTCACCTACCACGTGGTGGGCGAGAAGCTGACGCCGCAGCAGCTGGAGAAGGGATCCTTCGACACGCTGGAGAAGAGCAAGCTGACGACGGCCGGCTCGGGCGTCGAGTACACCGTGAACGACTCCTCGAAGGTCGTCTGCGGCAACGTCCCGACCGCCAACGCGACGGTCTACATCGTCGACTCGGTCCTGATGCCCCCGAAGTAA
- a CDS encoding DUF1365 domain-containing protein: MNALYPCTITHVRNRPTRYAFRHRTYLWLIDPDRPPRLPRLLRPLARFDPRDHFGGTAPTIRAGLEGFLRARDVELGGGTVTMLTQARVFGYVFNPITVYWCHRADGSPLCVVAEVHNTYGGRHGYLLNPDGSDRSVADKEFYVSPFFPVDGGYRMRLPEPGPRLDLSIHLERDGARPFTATVRGRRRPAGPRELVRLALRHPLSTVLVSAAIRLHGIRLYLRGLPVQPRPPHRPQEGMQ, from the coding sequence GTGAACGCCCTCTACCCGTGCACGATCACGCACGTGCGGAACCGGCCGACGCGGTACGCGTTCCGGCACCGTACGTATCTGTGGCTCATCGACCCCGACCGGCCGCCCCGGCTGCCACGCCTCCTGCGACCGCTGGCCCGGTTCGACCCCCGCGACCACTTCGGCGGCACCGCCCCCACCATCCGGGCCGGGCTGGAGGGCTTCCTGCGGGCGCGGGACGTGGAGCTGGGCGGGGGCACCGTCACCATGCTCACCCAGGCCCGGGTGTTCGGGTACGTCTTCAACCCGATCACCGTCTACTGGTGCCACCGCGCCGACGGGAGTCCCCTCTGCGTCGTCGCCGAGGTGCACAACACGTACGGCGGACGGCACGGCTACCTCCTGAACCCCGACGGAAGCGACCGGTCCGTGGCCGACAAGGAGTTCTACGTCTCGCCGTTCTTCCCCGTGGACGGCGGCTACCGGATGCGGCTGCCCGAGCCCGGGCCCCGGCTCGACCTGAGCATCCATCTGGAGCGCGACGGGGCCCGTCCGTTCACCGCGACCGTCCGGGGCCGACGCCGGCCCGCCGGCCCCCGGGAGCTGGTGCGGCTCGCCCTGCGCCACCCCCTCTCCACCGTCCTCGTCTCCGCCGCGATCCGCCTGCACGGCATCCGGCTCTACCTGCGCGGGCTCCCCGTGCAACCCCGTCCCCCGCACCGCCCACAGGAAGGCATGCAGTGA
- a CDS encoding NAD(P)/FAD-dependent oxidoreductase — protein sequence MAGERRRTAVVGSGVAGLTAAHVLRDAHEVTLYEAEDRVGGHAHTHDLGASDGRVHRVDSGFIVHNERTYPHLLRLFDELGVATQESEMSMSVRCEGCGLEYAGARGPAGLFAQPRSAMRGPYLRMLAEVPRFHRAARALLELPESGTGGPSGMTLGEFARRGRFSPYFHAHFLTPVVSAVWSCDPVTALRYPARYLFRFLAHHGMLTIGDSPVWRTVTGGSRAYVDLLVKRLTAVRTATPVRAITRHADGVEITTEDGTRTPYDSVVIATHPDQALRLLTDPTDAERDTLGAFRYSRNPTLLHTDTTLLPRARGARASWNYLMPSCAADADRVTVSYDMSRLQRLDAPETFVVTLNGADRVDPASVRARMVYEHPVYTPESVAAQDRLPALSGPVTAYAGAYHGWGFHEDGCRSGVGAAAALGVRW from the coding sequence ATGGCAGGGGAGCGACGGCGGACGGCCGTGGTCGGATCCGGAGTGGCGGGACTGACCGCCGCCCACGTTCTCCGGGACGCCCACGAGGTGACGCTGTACGAGGCGGAGGACCGCGTCGGAGGCCACGCCCACACGCACGACCTGGGCGCGTCCGACGGCCGGGTGCACCGCGTCGACTCCGGGTTCATCGTGCACAACGAGCGGACCTACCCCCACCTGCTGCGGCTCTTCGACGAACTGGGCGTCGCCACCCAGGAGTCCGAGATGTCGATGTCCGTACGGTGCGAGGGATGCGGCCTCGAATACGCGGGGGCGCGCGGCCCGGCCGGGCTCTTCGCCCAGCCGCGTTCCGCCATGCGCGGCCCCTACCTGCGGATGCTCGCCGAGGTGCCGCGCTTCCACCGCGCGGCGCGGGCCCTTCTGGAACTGCCGGAGAGCGGGACGGGCGGGCCGAGTGGGATGACGCTGGGGGAGTTCGCCCGGCGCGGGCGCTTCTCGCCCTACTTCCACGCCCACTTCCTCACGCCCGTGGTCTCCGCCGTCTGGTCCTGCGACCCGGTGACCGCCCTGCGCTACCCGGCCCGCTATCTCTTCCGGTTCCTCGCCCACCACGGCATGCTCACCATCGGTGACTCCCCGGTCTGGCGCACCGTCACCGGCGGCTCCCGCGCTTACGTCGACCTCCTCGTCAAGCGGCTCACCGCCGTGCGCACCGCGACCCCGGTGCGCGCGATCACCCGGCACGCGGACGGCGTCGAGATCACCACCGAGGACGGCACGAGAACCCCGTACGACTCCGTCGTCATCGCCACCCACCCCGACCAGGCGCTGCGGCTGCTCACCGACCCGACCGACGCCGAGCGCGACACGCTCGGCGCGTTCCGCTACTCCCGCAACCCGACCCTGCTGCACACGGACACCACCCTGCTGCCGCGTGCCCGGGGCGCCAGGGCCTCCTGGAACTACCTGATGCCCTCGTGTGCCGCCGACGCCGACCGCGTCACCGTCAGCTACGACATGAGCCGGCTCCAGCGGCTCGACGCGCCCGAGACCTTCGTGGTCACGCTGAACGGCGCCGACCGCGTCGACCCCGCCTCCGTACGCGCCCGCATGGTCTACGAGCACCCCGTCTACACCCCGGAGTCCGTCGCCGCCCAGGACCGCCTGCCCGCCCTGTCCGGTCCCGTCACCGCCTACGCGGGGGCGTACCACGGCTGGGGGTTCCACGAGGACGGCTGCCGATCGGGGGTCGGCGCCGCGGCGGCCCTGGGGGTGAGGTGGTGA
- a CDS encoding SPW repeat protein yields MSNVSHARSDLSGHPDASEMRARYDRVMGGRDVALVDAPVFLLGLYCAVSPWVLHFTASQPALVTHNLVMGIAIAVLALGFTAMPERMYGLSWAICAMGAWIIVSSWVVGSSPDAGIVINNIIVGGLAVLLGMVCAGAAAKTRDT; encoded by the coding sequence ATGAGCAACGTCTCACACGCGAGGAGTGACCTATCGGGCCACCCCGATGCCTCCGAAATGCGTGCGCGGTACGACCGCGTGATGGGCGGTCGCGATGTGGCGCTGGTGGACGCGCCGGTCTTCCTGCTCGGCCTCTACTGCGCCGTTTCCCCGTGGGTGCTCCACTTCACGGCCAGCCAGCCGGCCCTGGTCACGCACAACCTGGTGATGGGCATCGCCATCGCGGTACTGGCTCTCGGCTTCACCGCGATGCCGGAGCGCATGTACGGCCTGAGCTGGGCGATCTGCGCGATGGGTGCGTGGATCATCGTGTCGAGCTGGGTGGTGGGCAGCAGCCCGGACGCCGGGATCGTGATCAACAACATCATCGTCGGCGGCTTGGCCGTACTGCTGGGCATGGTCTGCGCGGGAGCAGCGGCCAAAACCCGCGACACCTGA
- a CDS encoding DUF1295 domain-containing protein: protein MSGFVWHEFASGLAGAAVAALGVMLVTFAVAVRKGVHRIVDIAWGVGFAAVALVSFALSAGVGDDGRRLLVTALTVIWGLRLAIHIGRRGRGHGEDPRYEKMLAKAPGNPNLYALRKVYLLQGALVWLVSLPVQAAQYLTAPLAWWAWAGALLWAVGLAFEAIGDAQLARFKAYPANKGKIMDRGLWSWTRHPNYFGDFCVWWGLFLFVCQAPAAAAATVVAPLVMTFLLTKGSGAALLERHMADRPGFDAYVARTSGFFPRPPRRT, encoded by the coding sequence GTGAGCGGCTTCGTCTGGCACGAGTTCGCGAGCGGGCTCGCGGGCGCGGCCGTCGCCGCCCTCGGCGTCATGCTCGTCACCTTCGCCGTCGCCGTGCGCAAGGGCGTGCACCGCATCGTCGACATCGCCTGGGGCGTCGGGTTCGCCGCCGTCGCCCTGGTCTCCTTCGCCCTGTCGGCGGGCGTCGGCGACGACGGCCGCCGGCTCCTGGTGACCGCGCTGACCGTGATCTGGGGTCTGCGCCTGGCGATCCACATCGGGCGGCGCGGCCGGGGCCACGGGGAGGACCCGCGCTACGAGAAGATGCTGGCCAAGGCCCCCGGCAACCCGAACCTCTACGCCCTGCGCAAGGTGTATCTGCTCCAGGGGGCGCTGGTCTGGCTGGTCTCGCTCCCGGTACAGGCCGCGCAGTACCTCACCGCTCCGCTCGCCTGGTGGGCCTGGGCGGGGGCGCTCCTGTGGGCGGTCGGTCTCGCCTTCGAGGCGATCGGCGACGCGCAGCTCGCCCGGTTCAAGGCCTACCCCGCCAACAAGGGGAAGATCATGGACCGGGGGCTGTGGTCCTGGACCCGCCATCCGAACTACTTCGGTGACTTCTGCGTCTGGTGGGGCCTCTTCCTCTTCGTCTGCCAGGCCCCGGCCGCCGCTGCCGCCACCGTCGTGGCCCCGCTGGTGATGACCTTCCTGCTGACCAAGGGCAGCGGCGCGGCCCTGCTGGAGCGTCATATGGCCGACCGGCCCGGGTTCGACGCGTACGTGGCGCGGACGAGCGGCTTCTTCCCCCGGCCGCCGCGCCGGACCTGA